In a single window of the Osmia bicornis bicornis chromosome 7, iOsmBic2.1, whole genome shotgun sequence genome:
- the LOC114873539 gene encoding kinesin-like protein KIF6, producing MVKNAIKVYARLKPEKNRKNIMNYQIRHRPKEKLEEDFLFLVVPSQKTKEYPDNRPESWNFSFFRIFEESTTQEDVFKNVARPVVESALDGYNGTIFAYGQTASGKTYSITGKQESSETLGIIPRSLLYLFEAIQKRPENVYSVEVAYLEIYNENGYDLLDRRQQRDNPVTRLEDLPRVAVQEDEIGRLHMKNLTFHCVGSAEDAFELLLVGDSNRVTIETPMNPESSRSHCIFTIVVCTKKFGADEYKRAKVHLVDLAGSERVYKCSISGTILTEAKHINLSLHYLEQVIVCLGQESTGHIPYRNSLLTSILRDSLGGNCLTTMLATISVESYNLQETVSTCKFAQRVALIRNDVKVVLEKDVHSENALLRLENEKLRQQLKEMTKETKVEELTAEEKQRLDANIRSFLESNEQIKVDNNPKKIEYCFESLKRIFKLNSDPDSCMKKLEYYKDLVIQRDKEISLLIDLIKKERKKGKEGSIEEKLEGNLKVIENSSSLSNFDKIQVNKECNGQGDHSPKVFTETDDRMSSMINNILKNTVPPKKHKARPKINKSLHQRNLMTNLDQNIDTSSNKSISNDVPKQNSLPCNIINLTLNNSTETDETNQQSFRKKERKKVKPGEIEASKKKAIEIKQNAESSSVRIEPEKIEVPVLETNNVKPYYQRFLSFNVPKNSNNSMTDNLTERKSIDQTVETKNQNKINSNEQCKVSKLNSEENSNYKPSLDLKLNLESTVSQRQEQLTDRIRKCLNVDHLMSSRSIGVNSRDIDVGLNQQRNAESLENEAKESHKQSTRSNVCSFDKLDSNRRKTSEKRTSISSFTVDQPEKPYVFDEQRKEEVNQTLNYDGNKDFEGSLPLTGDPEIDEEIIAFYKAKRSGGTY from the exons ATGGTGAAAAATGCCATAAAAGTGTACGCTCGACTGAAGCCcgaaaaaaatagaaagaacaTAATG AATTACCAAATCCGTCATCGTCCTAAAGAGAAGTTGGAGGAAGATTTCTTATTCCTCGTCGTACCGAGCCAAAAGACGAAAGAGTATCCCGATAACCGACCTGAATCATGGAATTTCTC TTTCTTCCGAATATTCGAGGAATCCACCACGCAGGAGGACGTGTTCAAGAACGTCGCCCGACCGGTAGTGGAAAG TGCTCTCGATGGCTACAATGGTACCATATTCGCCTACGGCCAG ACAGCCAGCGGGAAGACGTACTCGATAACCGGAAAGCAAGAGAGCTCCGAGACTCTCGGCATCATACCAAGAAGCCTGCTCTATCTGTTCGAAGCGATTCAAAAG CGACCGGAAAACGTGTACTCGGTCGAGGTGGCTTATCTGGAGATTTACAACGAGAATGGTTACGACCTGTTGGATCGCAGGCAGCAACGAGACAACCCGGTTACGAGATTGGAAGATTTACC ACGCGTTGCCGTCCAGGAAGACGAGATCGGTCGGTTACACATGAAGAATCTGACCTTCCATTGCGTTGGAAGCGCGGAGGATGCTTTCGAGCTACTTCTGGTGGGCGACAGCAATCG GGTCACCATCGAGACGCCGATGAATCCAGAGTCATCGAGGTCCCATTGCATCTTTACCATCGTGGTTTGCACGAAGAAGTTCGGTGCGGACGAGTATAAGCGTGCGAAAGTACACCTGGTGGATCTGGCTGG GTCCGAGCGGGTCTACAAATGCTCGATAAGCGGCACCATTCTAACCGAGGCGAAGCACATTAACCTGAGCCTACATTACCTGGAACAAGTCATAGTGTGTCTGGGTCAGGAGAGCACGGGTCACATTCCATACAG GAATTCCCTTTTAACGTCGATCCTAAGAGACAGTCTGGGAGGAAACTGTTTAACCACCATGTTAGCTACCATAAGCGTCGAGTCCTACAATCTACAG GAGACAGTGTCCACTTGTAAATTCGCTCAAAGGGTTGCTTTGATCAGGAACGACGTGAAAGTGGTCCTGGAAAAGGACGTTCACAGCGAGAACGCTTTATTGAGATTAGAAAACGAGAAACTGAGGCAACAGCTTAAGGAAATGACGAAGGAAACT AAAGTGGAAGAACTTACCGCCGAGGAGAAGCAGAGACTGGACGCTAATATTAGAAGCTTCTTAGAATCAAATGAACAAATTAAAGTGGATAATAATccaaagaaaattgaatattgtttCGAAAGCTTGAAGCGGATTTTCAAATTGAACAGTGATCCGGATAGTTGCATGAAGAAGCTCGAATATTATAAGGATCTCGTTATTCAAAGAGACAAGGAGATTT CATTGTTGATCGATTTGATAAAGAAGGAACGGAAGAAGGGGAAAGAAG GATCAATCGAAGAAAAATTGGAAGGTAATTTGAAAGTAATAGAAAATTCAAGCAGTCTttcaaattttgataaaattcaagtaaacaaGGAATGCAATGGACAGGGAGACCact caCCCAAAGTATTTACTGAAACAGATGACAGGATGTCGTCTATgattaataacattttaaaaaatactgTTCCTCCAAAAAAGCATAAAGCAAGACCCAAAATTAACAAATCTTTGCATCAAAGAAATTTAATGACCAATTTGGATCAGAATATCGATACTtcctcaaataaatcaatttccAACGATGTTCCAAAGCAGAACTCGTTACCCTGTAACATTATCAACTTGACTCTGAATAATTCAACCGAGACCGACGAAACGAATCAGCAATCTTTCCGCAAAAAGGAACGGAAAAAGGTAAAACCCGGAGAAATTGAGGCTTCCAAAAAGAAGGCTATCGAAATCAAACAGAATGCAGAATCATCGAGTGTACGAATAGAACCTGAGAAAATTGAAGTTCCAGTTTTAGAAACAAATAATGTTAAACCGTATTATCAACGTTTCTTAAGCTTCAACGTTCCcaaaaattctaataattcCATGACTGACAATTTAACCGAGAGAAAATCCATAGATCAAACAGTTGAAACTAAAaatcagaataaaattaattctaacGAGCAGTGTAAAGtgtcaaaattaaattctgaAGAAAATTCCAATTACAAACCCTCCcttgatttaaaattaaatttagaatcAACAGTTTCTCAGAGACAGGAGCAACTGACCGATAGAATAAGAAAGTGTCTTAATGTTGATCACCTAATGAGCTCAAGATCAATCGGTGTTAATTCACGTGACATCGATGTCGGTTTAAACCAACAGAGAAATGCAGAATCTCTGGAAAACGAGGCAAAAGAAAGTCATAAGCAATCAACAAGAAGTAATGTATGTTCCTTTGATAAGCTAGACAGCAACAGAAGAAAAACGAGTGAAAAGAGGACTAGTATTTCCAGTTTCACGGTTGACCAGCCGGAAAAACCTTACGTCTTTGATGAACAGAGGAAGGAAGAAGTTAATCAAACTTTGAATTACGATGGAAATAAAGATTTCGAGGGTTCGTTACCATTGACAGGTGATCCAGAGATTGACGAAGAGATAATCGCCTTTTATAAAGCGAAGAGGTCAGGTGGTACTTATTAA
- the LOC114873531 gene encoding uncharacterized protein LOC114873531, with amino-acid sequence MSPSISRIFLFLFLRLIVTRSLNVEESLKTADQLLEDSLKRFPRDSVDVSPIWMEYEFNSGVGNREELVVTDISIQEFTNLPKGVNWQFFEINGTSYLACAKTSSLSLYKLDLDNVKVINNVDINIKGNVLTFKMIHLSSFNVVAVLCVESSNGTSLQWYRLVDEDSFQFFWSWPVQKQVQDMEFVQQGDENKLLLLDAEEVLFGQEYSSVDVYGFSIDFPNYDFNFWLYQSTLVPKAFDIQVCSIYESISLALRGVNDVRLYEYKATTVESIFQGLQTIKSHDLSNFVCFDSGYLQFLAISGPEAGLFNWVEGEFRYNTDSESNFDISEISWVRDIRLNTYRDEALLLLQLQNKTTIALAWQGLSFERIQLPSNILDQFDLSTITPVPKFGFFVGDQFVRFHAELKELKHPVQYTTEKLLILQRLLNDTLYHQEKILDETEARIEKSYLKNPVTGFWNLSSVNATDANISDDVKFHSVTIGSKNLTREELDFNVNAYAEELKNLEENLNEIDSNIMNAAGLNSKELRFDSDVELFGNINITGSLNVDDLSVQFINDINVMDNFEPYNENKIFSSIEADNLTIRSLNGIPIDKLRFSDSTYNFHNVNFSKINRVHIDGHLFFSTINGVDWETLMKNIVWINQPAFIPGNTVIEGTLTADSLDLDIVNGLLYPDDYVLIDGDSSVNVTGIKSFDKLMLPRLQEVNTLNGIDFQDFIFLNRDNVLKKEITFENLSVDGQLQIDGEVSGFEGKGIKLLNETSETFTDVTFLNLNVLGNVTFETLFMNKRSLNFGDLLLRTEQNVEITGTKMFLGDVHMKANVTITSGMVNGHLLNEFVTLDTEQELPNLVRILPNVTFGNVTFGALKKLETLFKENSNASNNCLDKIIVFKSPITVDELSFDKLNNEISYEDFQGKLNETFQNILLENLTADRLFADYITPTFINGIDFANFTKSLFSPKIVNEYEVDRLETDHLNATFINGMSLDEINELNDRLTMIFTEIFSGNVALESLQVTGNIEANSINGKALEDLYNEYQTGKMIFEEDVSIRNLTILGLMNGLNFSELVSDTVLKTDTNIVIDGHKTFDVVNCVQLEAASLNGRPVENLFDPVKEQTLTGPVIIDGSITVLNEFNAIGRINNLSFHDLMDRFKSLGNDTFELHGNVYFNNNVTIEQLQTNGSIQGENFDSFLNTVVFKNEDNVIISGRKVFENSVTFNRGFIVHDQLNDIDLKRFQEKAVFIDKPFSIKSKIIFTDGIKVENDIAVKTNFEPKSIMGVNIEDLRLNVLYLNRPTYITDPITVTDVNFLSDIVVEKFNNIDMNLLIPLNTEQTIPTETLMCQTVNVEEIDILGMINGQDLKEIQRTTFMVNGNQNITGHFNFHGHVHMQHDFNAHLVNGIDPAKMISLKSNSKIIGNFTFEEPIYLNKSLRVLGYLNDIDPVRWEAMAVTTNSSQQQIVSGTWTVHGNVYFEKGAFGSDILNGTDITKISNTLAEKHLEMDAVLAEKNENLKSVCEDLRHLKHYAEKQIYQFKTFDYLQIIEFDSNIVSVHYFELDHLDYMMLSFNTCHMHTYIFTGTKFELVAKVEDFGVVERWSTFRYNEILHFLTSGSNSCGRSPVNLWKLENGEFTHVLDLGHNVDSRKINEDIFLMLVNRNEQMRSSKETNEILEKSLSSLADDQVKIVLEDQMLLSSKPEIYEYNVARFANNSLQKSVKRAEVLNFKAGALEKKMFLYYDEEISDDRVFICKNGETRKKIVQTIKAHRPTSFTILNFEGSIETLLIFIENRMLLQIYEYRGIQGFLYKDSIKMDVDKLFSFKIRKYANLAKRHCLALIHDNRLTILEAEMYGEKLDMEEFSCLDKYQ; translated from the exons ATGTCTCCGTCAATATCCcgaatttttctgtttctatTTCTTCGATTAATCGTCACGAGGTCTTTGAACGTCGAGGAATCATTAAAAACAGCGGATCAATTACTCGAGGATAGTTTAAAACGATTTCCACGCGATTCTGTGGATGTTTCTCCGATTTGGATGGAATACGAATTTAACAGCGGGGTTGGAAACAGAGAAG AACTAGTCGTGACAGACATATCCATTCAAGAATTCACGAATTTACCGAAAGGAGTGAATTGGCAGTTTTTCGAAATAAATGGCACCAGTTACTTGGCTTGCGCCAAAACATCTAGTCTCTCGTTATACAAACTGGATTTGGATAACGTGAAAGTTATAAACAATGTTGATATTAACATCAAGGGAAATGTATTGACGTTTAAAATGATTCATTTGAGTTCATTTAACGTGGTGGCCGTTTTGTGCGTGGAATCGTCGAATGGCACCTCGTTGCAATGGTACAGACTCGTTGACGAAGATTCTTTTCAATTCTTCTGGTCCTGGCCGGTACAAAAACAGGTACAAGATATGGAGTTCGTTCAACAGGgagatgaaaataaattgttgcTTCTGGATGCTGAGGAAGTACTTTTCGGGCAAGAATATTCGTCTGTCGATGTCTATGGCTTCAGCATCGATTTTCCCAACTATGATTTCAACTTTTG GCTCTATCAAAGTACTTTAGTACCAAAAGCATTCGACATTCAAGTGTGCTCCATTTACGAAAGTATTTCCCTTGCTCTTCGAGGAGTAAACGACGTCCGTCTGTACGAATACAAGGCCACCACAGTAGAAAGTATCTTTCAGGGGTTGCAAACAATAAAATCTCACGATTTGAGTAACTTCGTTTGCTTCGACAGTGGGTACCTTCAATTCTTGGCGATATCCGGACCTGAAGCCGGACTTTTCAATTGGGTCGAGGGTGAATTCCGATATAACACCGATTCTGAGTCTAACTTcg atatttcagaaatttctTGGGTTAGAGATATAAGATTGAATACGTACAGGGATGAAGCATTGTTGCTGCTTCAATTACAGAATAAAACAACGATAGCTTTAGCCTGGCAAGGTTTGAGCTTCGAAAGAATACAATTACCTAGCAATATCCTCGATCAATTCGATCTGTCGACGATTACTCCTGTTCCAAAATTTGGATTTTTCGTGGGAGATCAGTTTGTGAGGTTTCATGCCGAATTGAAGGAATTGAAGCATCCTGTTCAGTATACTACAGAAAAATTACTTATCTTGCAACGTTTACTCAAC GATACGTTGTACCATCAAGAGAAGATCCTGGACGAAACAGAGGCTCGTATAGAGAAAAGTTACTTGAAAAATCCAGTTACTGGATTTTGGAATCTCAGTTCAGTAAACGCGACTGATGCAAATATAAGCGACGatgtaaaatttcattcagtCACCATAGGCTCTAAAAATTTAACAAGGGAGGAACTGGATTTCAATGTCAATGCATATGCTGAAGAACTGaaaaatttagaagaaaaCTTGAACGAAATTGATTCGAATATAATGAATGCTGCAGGTTTAAATTCAAAGGAGCTTCGTTTCGATTCAGACGTTGAACTGTTTGGAAATATTAACATCACTGGTAGTTTGAATGTCGATGATTTATCTGTACAATTTATCAATGATATCAACGTGATGGATAACTTTGAACCttataatgaaaataagaTCTTCTCTTCAATCGAAGCTGACAATCTGACCATTCGTTCATTGAATGGCATTCCTATCGATAAACTCCGTTTCTCTGATTCCACCTACAACTTCCATAACGTAAATTTCTCTAAAATAAATAGAGTACACATAGATGGTCATCTTTTCTTCAGCACAATTAACGGCGTCGATTGGGAAACGTTGATGAAGAATATTGTATGGATTAATCAACCAGCTTTCATCCCTGGAAATACTGTCATCGAAGgg ACACTGACAGCCGATTCTTTGGACTTGGATATCGTGAACGGTCTTTTATATCCTGATGATTATGTTTTAATCGATGGCGATAGTTCAGTGAATGTAACTGGTATCAAATCATTCGATAAATTAATGTTACCTCGTCTGCAGGAGGTGAATACCTTGAACGGCATCGATTTCCAAGATTTCATCTTTCTGAACAGGGATAACGTTCTGAAGAAGGAAATTACCTTCGAGAACTTGTCGGTGGATGGACAGTTACAG ATAGATGGCGAAGTAAGCGGATTCGAGGGGAAAggtattaaattattaaacgaAACATCTGAAACTTTCACCGATGTTACTTTCTTAAATTTGAACGTTTTGGGTAACGTCACTTTTGAGACATTATTTATGAACAAACGCTCGCTTAATTTTGGAGATTTGTTGTTGAGAACTGAACAGAATGTTGAAATTACTGGAACTAAGATGTTTCTGGGTGATGTTCATATGAAGGCCAATGTGACCATCACAAGTGGAATGGTCAATGGACATTTGTTAAATGAGTTTGTGACTTTGGACACTGAACAAGAATTGCCAA atttggTAAGAATATTACCAAACGTCACGTTTGGAAATGTAACATTTGGAGCACTGAAGAAATTAGAAACTCTTTTCAAAGAAAACTCAAATGCTTCTAATAACTGTCTGGATAAAATCATTGTATTCAAATCACCAATAACAGTAGACGAATTGTCCTTTGATAAACTGAACAACGAAATTTCGTACGAAGATTTCCAGGGAAAACTGAACGAAACTTTCCAAAACATTCTCTTGGAGAATTTAACAGCGGACAGATTATTTGCGGATTATATTACACCTACTTTCATAAATGGCATCGACTTTGCAAATTTTACCAAAAGTTTGTTTTCTCCAAAGATTGTGAACGAATACGAGGTTGATCGTTTAGAAACAGATCATTTGAACGCGACGTTCATCAATGGAATGTCTCTCGATGAGATTAATGAATTGAATGATCGATTAACCATGATATTCACAGAAATTTTCAGTGGAAACGTAGCTTTGGAGTCTCTTCAAGTAACAGGAAACATCGAGGCGAATTCAATAAATGGAAAAGCTTTGGAAGATTTATACAATGAATATCAGACAgggaaaatgatttttgagGAAGATGTTTCCATTCGAAATTTGACGATTCTTGGACTGATGAATGGTTTAAATTTTTCTGAATTAGTCTCTGATACTGTATTAAAAACTGACACAAATATCGTCATCGATGGACATAAAACGTTTGATGTTGTTAATTGTGTTCAACTGGAAGCAGCTTCGTTAAATGGACGTCCCGTGGAAAATTTGTTCGATCCTGTCAAGGAACAGACGTTAACAGGCCCTGTAATTATAGATG GTTCTATCACCGTGCTTAACGAGTTCAATGCAATTGGAAGGATTAATAATTTATCGTTCCATGATCTGATGGATAGATTTAAATCCTTGGGCAATGATACCTTTGAACTTCACggaaatgtttattttaacaaCAACGTCACCATAGAACAATTACAAactaatggatctattcaaggAGAAAATTTCGACAGCTTTTTAAACACAGTGGTTTTCAAAAATGAGGACAATGTTATTATATCTGGAAGAAAAGTGTTTGAAAATTCTGTTACTTTTAATCGAGGTTTTATTGTTCATGATCAATTGAATGATATAGACTTGAAGAGGTTTCAGGAGAAGGCTGTGTTCATCGACAAaccattttcaattaaatccAAGATTATTTTCACTGATGGAATCAAAGTGGAAAATGATATTGCTGTTAAAACGAACTTTGAACCGAAATCTATTATGGGAGTCAATATTGAAGACTTACGACTTAATGTTCTGTATTTAAATAGACCAACCTATATAACAG ATCCCATTACAGTCACTGATGTGAATTTTCTATCAGACATCGTAGTGGAGAAGTTCAATAACATAGACATGAATCTATTGATTCCATTGAATACCGAGCAAACTATACCTACAGAAACTTTGATGTGTCAAACAGTCAATGTAGAggaaattgatattttagGAATGATTAATGGCCAGGATTTGAAGGAGATTCAACGCACCACATTTATg GTAAATGGAAATCAGAATATAACAGGGCACTTTAATTTCCATGGTCACGTTCACATGCAACACGATTTTAATGCCCATCTCGTCAATGGCATCGATCCAGCCAAAATGATCTCTTTGAAATCAAACAGCAAAATAATAG GAAACTTTACATTCGAAGAGCCAATATATTTGAACAAGAGCCTTCGAGTACTAGGATACTTGAACGACATAGACCCAGTACGATGGGAGGCAATGGCAGTCACCACGAACAGTTCTCAGCAACAGATAGTTTCCGGTACCTGGACAGTACACGGAAACGTCTACTTCGAGAAAGGAGCATTTGGAAGTGACATTTTAAACGGCACTGATATTACAAAAATCTCGAATACTTTGGCAGAGAAGCATTTAGAAATGGATGCTGTATTGGCAGAGAAAAAT gaaaatttgaaaagtgtcTGTGAAGATTTGAGGCACCTAAAACACTATGCAGAGAAACAGATTTACCAGTTCAAAACGTTCGATTATCTGCAGATCATCGAATTCGATAGCAACATCGTCAGCGTTCATTATTTCGAATTGGATCATCTTGATTACATGATGTTGAGTTTCAACACGTGTCACATGCACACGTATATATTTACAGGGACGAAATTCGAGTTGGTGGCGAAAGTGGAGGATTTTGGGGTGGTGGAACGTTGGTCCACCTTCAGGTACAACGAGATCTTGCATTTTCTCACTTCAGGCTCGAATTCGTGCGGGAGAAGTCCTGTTAATCTGTGGAAACTGGAGAATGGTGAATTTACT caCGTATTGGATCTTGGTCACAATGTGGACAGCAGAAAGATAAATGAGGACATCTTCTTAATGTTGGTTAATAGAAATGAACAAATGAGATCCTCGAAAGAAACGAATGAGATTTTAGAAAAGTCTCTCTCGTCTCTGGCAGACGACCAGGTGAAAATCGTTTTAGAAGATCAGATGCTGTTGTCTAGTAAACCTGAGATCTACGAATACAACGTTGCTCGTTTCGCTAATAATAGTCTTCAGAAGAGTGTTAAGAGAGCAGaagttttgaatttcaaaGCTGGAGCACTCGAGAAGAAGATGTTCCTATATTATGATGAAGAAATTAGCGATGATCGTGTATTT ATTTGTAAAAATGGTGAAACACGAAAGAAGATCGTGCAAACCATAAAGGCCCATCGACCAACGTCTTTTACCATACTCAATTTCGAAGGATCAATCGAAACACtattaattttcatagaaaatagAATGCTTCTTCAAATTTATGAATACAGAG gTATCCAAGGGTTCCTGTATAAAGACAGCATAAAAATGGACGTTGACAAATTATTCAGCTTTAAAATCAGAAAATATGCCAATCTAGCGAAACGACACTGTCTTGCCTTGATTCATGATAATCGTTTAACAATTCTAGAAGCTGAAATGTATGGAGAGAAATTAGACATGGAAGAATTCTCCTGTTTAGATAAGTATCAATGA
- the LOC114874116 gene encoding uncharacterized protein LOC114874116 — protein sequence MLAVFCLLLLLALGHCQDNDLPSGYEIESSINRTIEEVERQVRENPKLPRLTRQEIVGILQNITSQDLNAYKDKEKLEKARRLYQRALMVVLPYNAEESPGNLNDLYTKPPMTQIIPDHLKSTNNIEDNEVKNFETSEPSAMENLVSTKNFYKPTTKDIQSTTTKNKYKNHRDTYSEVQDKLPLKETLKLESTPVRFSFNLENLQKNSYTTEKTTTMRYPVYRGNGEKKSGIEVVYSTSVTEEPFTKSVPKEIIVDLDRSKATQNVLTSSQWRYNAPPSTLEPTLPSNVEKLPFLPTVNAEPEEPIVSSTKRSEILPNDRSTAEPLIMRTEGPTTLYVTPMSTETSPKVKYSSTYSLNSAGFRTATTSSTSMRPEVMDLLESIGLRPDNDSNVEDIYKKNKDMLERNPELNNIVQTTISGLSPVGADTPSILDQNTFESSGSVIKKGMENLTPEVRLLFQRFGLQTSNLDQPSTTTTQRIAVNSNSYTNFKPLPTSSVKDQGMKEFLAKFGLGVENRRQKSMEPVTKAPSLIEAVPDSMRNVLENMGLISSSQKKMRNPQKVVEDMESTETSMYHVFKPHEVKVGDENQRSKINELLDTVKLVQQGKVDIQNVRKVANDLIESTKTLKEGPDPLKLEEIIRNYSKELRNEVKRQEEQEQGTTTTEATTVSSMTTTEPAETTLTASTSGDSSKSASDQSAADSSTSASEDSSSSTSSSNLMALEESFGGTTREPDPVLPPKRKTGLYFLVDWNTFLEVGEDEKEKINLRFQPKVGDRTRFLPVTVP from the exons ATG CTTGCGGTTTTCTGTCTGCTGCTGCTGCTTGCCCTAGGTCACTGCCAGGACAATGATCTTCCATCGGGATACGAGATCGAGAGTTCGATCAACCGTACGATCGAGGAAGTCGAACGACAGGTTCGCGAGAACCCGAAGTTGCCCCGTTTAACCAGGCAAGAAATAGTCGGTATCCTTCAAAACATCACGTCGCAAGACCTGAACGCGTACAAGGACAAGGAAAAGCTAGAAAAGGCTAGGAGGTTGTACCAAAGGGCACTGATGGTCGTTCTTCCCTACAACGCTGAAGAATCCCCAGGGAATTTGAACGATTTGTACACGAAGCCACCGATGACTCAAATCATACCTGATCACTTGAAATCAACGAATAACATCGAAGACAATGAAGTGAAGAATTTCGAAACTTCCGAGCCTTCAGCTATGGAGAACCTTGTATCGActaaaaatttctataaacCAACAACGAAGGACATTCAGTCCACAACGACGaagaataaatacaaaaatcatAGAGATACTTATTCCGAGGTGCAAGATAAGCTTCCTTTAAAGGAGACTCTGAAACTGGAGTCTACACCTGTCAGGTTCTCCTTCAACCTGGAGAACCTTCAGAAGAATTCCTATACCACAGAGAAGACAACGACGATGAGGTATCCAGTGTACAGAGGCAACGGAGAGAAGAAATCAGGTATAGAAGTTGTGTACAGCACCAGTGTCACTGAAGAACCCTTCACGAAATCAGTTCCCAAAGAGATCATCGTCGATCTGGATCGATCGAAGGCTACTCAGAACGTACTGACCTCCAGCCAATGGCGTTACAACGCACCCCCGAGTACCTTAGAGCCAACTTTGCCTTCCAACGTCGAGAAGCTTCCATTTCTTCCGACCGTGAACGCGGAACCTGAAGAGCCGATCGTGTCCTCTACTAAGAGATCAGAGATTCTTCCAAACGACCGAAGCACAGCAGAGCCTTTGATTATGAGGACCGAAGGGCCGACCACCCTTTACGTGACACCCATGTCGACGGAAACATCTCCAAAGGTGAAGTACAGCTCCACCTACTCGTTGAACTCTGCAGGATTTCGCACAGCTACGACTAGTTCGACGTCTATGAGGCCGGAGGTGATGGACCTGTTGGAATCGATCGGTCTCAGGCCGGATAACGACAGCAACGTGGAggatatttataaaaagaacAAGGACATGCTGGAGAGGAATCCTGAGTTGAACAATATCGTCCAGACGACGATTTCAGGTCTGAGTCCAGTTGGAGCCGACACTCCATCGATCCTCGATCAGAATACCTTCGAAAGTTCAGGGTCTGTGATTAAAAAGGGGATGGAGAACTTAACGCCGGAGGTGCGGTTGTTGTTCCAGAGGTTCGGTCTTCAGACGTCGAATCTGGACCAGCCTAGCACTACTACTACTCAGAGGATCGCTGTTAATTCGAATTCTTACACGAATTTCAAGCCTCTGCCTACGTCCAGCGTGAAGGATCAGGGGATGAAGGAGTTCCTGGCCAAGTTTGGCCTGGGTGTCGAGAACAGAAGACAGAAGTCGATGGAGCCTGTGACCAAGGCTCCATCTCTGATCGAAGCTGTGCCTGATAGCATGAGAAACGTTCTGGAGAACATGGGCTTGATTTCGAGTAGTCAGAAGAAAATGAGGAATCCTCAGAAAGTGGTCGAAGACATGGAATCGACGGAGACGTCTATGTACCATGTGTTCAAGCCTCACGAGGTGAAGGTGGGGGATGAAAATCAGAGAAGTAAGATCAACGAACTTTTAGATACCGTGAAATTGGTCCAGCAAGGAAAAGTTGACATTCAGAATGTCAGGAAGGTGGCTAATGATCTGATAGAGTCAACGAAGACCCTGAAGGAGGGACCAGACCCTCTGAAACTCGAAGAGATTATCAGAAATTACAGCAAGGAGTTGAGGAACGAGGTGAAGAGGCAAGAGGAACAGGAACAAGGAACCACCACTACGGAAGCAACGACCGTTTCATCGATGACTACGACTG AACCGGCAGAGACCACCTTAACAGCGTCGACCAGCGGAGATTCCTCGAAATCGGCGTCCGATCAGTCAGCTGCGGACTCGAGTACATCAGCTTCCGAGGATTCTTCGTCGTCCACCAGCAGCTCGAATCTAATGGCTCTGGAGGAATCCTTCGGAGGAACGACTCGCGAACCCGATCCCGTTCTTCCACCAAAACGAAAAACTGGTCTCTATTTCCTAGTGGACTGGAACACGTTCCTGGAAGTCGGCGAGGATGAGAAGGAGAAGATCAATCTGAGATTTCAACCGAAAGTTGGCGACAGAACGAGATTCTTACCCGTCACAGTGCCTTAA